A stretch of the Mesorhizobium sp. Pch-S genome encodes the following:
- a CDS encoding GntR family transcriptional regulator: protein MTSDTNKTQSDSAAAKIRTLILNGTFQPGQPLRQEALSEQLSISRTPLRHALQSLAEDGLVEATDYKGARVAALDPGMVDDLFEMRLLLEPLALRSAFGSQTKLDFAKAEMALDAAEMEREPSRLSALNWDFHQTLYKPSDRQTLLKTIEQLNRASALAEVIASSIVARPEKSAAEHRKLLQACRNGDETGAISILVEHLRLAHHDIKNRRE from the coding sequence ATGACTTCGGATACAAATAAGACGCAGTCGGATTCGGCTGCAGCAAAAATCAGGACGTTGATCCTGAACGGGACGTTTCAGCCCGGTCAGCCGCTACGGCAGGAGGCATTGTCGGAACAGCTGAGCATCAGCCGCACGCCGTTACGACATGCCCTGCAGTCGCTTGCCGAAGACGGGTTGGTCGAGGCAACCGACTACAAGGGAGCAAGGGTTGCGGCGCTTGACCCGGGCATGGTCGACGACCTGTTCGAGATGCGGTTGCTGTTGGAACCACTGGCACTCAGGTCCGCCTTCGGGAGCCAAACCAAGCTTGATTTTGCGAAGGCCGAGATGGCGCTCGATGCTGCCGAGATGGAAAGAGAACCATCGAGACTATCGGCGTTGAACTGGGACTTCCATCAAACCCTGTACAAACCATCAGACCGGCAGACCCTGCTGAAAACCATCGAACAGCTCAACCGAGCGTCGGCGCTCGCAGAGGTTATCGCGAGTTCCATTGTCGCCCGCCCCGAGAAATCGGCTGCCGAACATCGAAAACTGCTTCAAGCCTGTCGCAATGGCGACGAAACAGGTGCGATCTCGATTCTGGTCGAACACTTGCGGCTGGCCCATCACGACATAAAAAATCGGAGGGAGTGA
- a CDS encoding aromatic amino acid lyase, with protein sequence MTVVITTRHDINLETLLRVAWQKEPVMLSDAALSEIARCRTAFLNLINKDPSVVIYGVTTAMGELAHTRLSTDERERHARIKAFAAATSFGDPFPERVVRAMVFARLANFVEGHAATTTRIALAVADMLDGRPMPAVASSGQGGAGEILALYPLFAELTSSLDLEVKERGSLINGSPCAAALVADSAIAARRRLRRAEQVFALSIEAFRAPLEHYDAALETLWGDEHEATALSGLRTLLEGGTNERRNYQAPVSFRIVPRILGQAYRALATAERAATISLRSASDNPVFIPPDDNHVYGRCISTGGYHNAMAAPALDDLAAIWADLCLLSDRHGSKLLNGAVSHLPNLLMVDRHPSDSDGHGALGYVPMASTGYLEQAKMAAQTTFIPGTESAGSGQDDVATTAFIAWTKEEKAGRYLDACLAALSAVASQAFYATKRNAPPRLAQFMDEVRSLVPPVRQDRILGPELERLARHFTSETFRA encoded by the coding sequence ATGACGGTCGTCATTACCACCAGACACGATATCAATCTCGAGACGCTGTTGCGTGTCGCCTGGCAGAAGGAACCTGTCATGCTCAGCGACGCCGCCCTGTCGGAAATCGCGCGTTGCCGGACCGCCTTCCTCAACCTCATCAACAAAGACCCGTCGGTCGTCATCTATGGCGTGACGACGGCAATGGGTGAACTTGCCCACACGCGTCTTTCAACCGACGAGCGCGAGCGCCATGCCCGCATAAAAGCCTTCGCCGCTGCGACCTCCTTTGGCGACCCCTTCCCTGAGCGTGTGGTGCGCGCCATGGTGTTTGCACGGCTGGCCAATTTCGTGGAGGGCCATGCGGCAACCACCACCCGGATAGCGCTTGCTGTGGCGGACATGCTCGACGGTCGGCCAATGCCAGCTGTTGCTTCCTCCGGCCAAGGCGGGGCCGGAGAAATCCTCGCCCTCTACCCTCTGTTCGCCGAACTGACTTCCAGCCTTGATCTCGAAGTCAAGGAACGTGGCTCGCTGATCAACGGGTCGCCATGCGCGGCAGCGCTCGTTGCCGACAGCGCCATTGCCGCGAGACGAAGATTGCGACGCGCCGAGCAGGTCTTCGCCCTTTCGATCGAAGCGTTCCGTGCGCCGCTCGAGCATTACGACGCAGCGCTCGAGACCCTCTGGGGCGACGAACATGAAGCCACGGCCCTGAGCGGCCTGCGCACTCTGCTTGAAGGCGGAACAAACGAACGACGCAACTATCAGGCGCCCGTCAGCTTTCGTATCGTGCCGCGGATCCTCGGCCAGGCATACCGCGCCCTTGCCACTGCCGAACGCGCGGCAACGATTTCGCTGCGCTCGGCCTCCGACAATCCCGTCTTCATCCCGCCGGACGACAACCACGTCTACGGTCGCTGCATCAGCACCGGCGGCTACCATAATGCCATGGCAGCGCCTGCCCTGGACGACCTGGCAGCGATCTGGGCGGATCTTTGCCTGCTTTCCGACCGCCATGGATCCAAACTGCTCAACGGCGCGGTTTCGCATCTACCCAATCTGCTAATGGTCGATCGGCATCCGAGCGACAGCGATGGACATGGGGCTCTCGGCTATGTGCCAATGGCCTCAACGGGATATCTCGAACAGGCGAAAATGGCGGCGCAGACGACCTTCATCCCGGGTACGGAGTCGGCCGGCTCGGGTCAGGATGACGTGGCGACGACAGCCTTCATCGCCTGGACAAAGGAAGAGAAAGCTGGCCGATATCTCGATGCGTGCCTGGCGGCTCTTTCAGCGGTTGCCTCGCAGGCCTTCTACGCCACGAAGCGCAACGCACCGCCTCGGCTTGCACAGTTCATGGATGAGGTGCGCTCTTTGGTGCCGCCGGTGCGGCAGGACAGGATCCTTGGACCGGAACTTGAGCGGCTGGCGCGGCACTTTACTTCAGAAACGTTCAGGGCCTAG
- a CDS encoding Lrp/AsnC ligand binding domain-containing protein, which translates to MRPSVATKIPIWIELEALTAGAVELFERSLQQHPEIEECYTVAGNPDYLLFVSVTAMQEFESLHRNVLSKLPGVRKIRTEFLLRRVLLRAFPD; encoded by the coding sequence ATGCGCCCTTCCGTCGCGACGAAAATTCCGATCTGGATCGAATTGGAAGCGCTCACCGCAGGGGCTGTGGAGTTGTTCGAACGCTCTCTCCAGCAACATCCCGAAATCGAGGAATGCTACACCGTAGCCGGCAATCCAGACTACCTGTTGTTCGTCTCTGTCACGGCAATGCAGGAGTTCGAAAGCCTGCATCGCAATGTCCTTTCGAAGCTCCCCGGCGTCAGGAAGATCAGGACTGAATTCCTGTTGCGTCGTGTTCTTTTACGGGCGTTTCCGGACTAG
- a CDS encoding DUF982 domain-containing protein — MRELQFAVPVRIVPTPDQPVEEIYGVEQAMDFLSDWPTGKQGKLYQTAFNACFGASVGIMTSEEACRAFAAFCRASGIMAKDMMRPRKRGDEPEMLPI, encoded by the coding sequence ATGCGCGAATTGCAGTTTGCCGTACCCGTTCGTATCGTCCCCACCCCAGACCAGCCGGTCGAGGAGATTTATGGTGTCGAACAGGCCATGGACTTCCTGTCCGATTGGCCAACGGGCAAGCAGGGTAAACTGTATCAGACGGCTTTCAATGCCTGTTTCGGTGCCAGCGTCGGCATCATGACCTCCGAGGAGGCATGCCGCGCCTTCGCGGCTTTCTGCCGTGCCAGCGGCATCATGGCCAAGGACATGATGCGGCCGCGCAAGCGCGGTGATGAGCCGGAAATGCTGCCGATCTGA
- a CDS encoding M20 aminoacylase family protein → MPIINRIAEFHDDMAQWRRHLHANPELSFQEQETAGFVAEKLRSYGIEVTEGVGGTGVVGILHGNRRGSRSIGLRADMDALAIEERNDFSHRSTNKGVMHACGHDGHTAMLLGAARYLAETRNFEGRVVFIFQPAEEMGGEDGGAARMIREGLFETFRCDEIYGLHNWPGMEIGTFAVKAGPMMASGDAFEIEVTSTGMHAAQPQKGVDVVMTAGHILIALQQISARNTDPLDAIVVSATQVHGGDAYNVLPNNVTIRGTVRAFSPNARATAEPAVRRIVEGIGLSTGAQCKVSYSQQYPTLINSQSAVRSAEAAGSSVFNKIDTNPPQTMIVEDFAFMLQDRPGCYGWIGNGPDDNGRILHSAWFDFNDEALPFGASYFASLVEARQN, encoded by the coding sequence ATGCCCATCATAAACAGGATCGCCGAGTTTCATGACGACATGGCGCAGTGGCGGCGTCACCTTCACGCCAATCCGGAACTTTCTTTCCAGGAACAGGAGACCGCAGGTTTCGTCGCCGAAAAACTTCGTTCCTACGGAATCGAAGTCACCGAAGGCGTCGGAGGAACAGGCGTAGTCGGTATCCTGCACGGCAATCGGAGGGGCTCACGCTCCATCGGATTGAGGGCGGACATGGACGCGCTTGCCATAGAGGAACGCAACGATTTTTCGCATCGCTCGACGAACAAGGGCGTCATGCATGCATGCGGGCATGATGGGCATACCGCAATGCTCCTGGGTGCTGCCCGCTACCTCGCCGAGACCAGAAATTTCGAGGGCCGCGTTGTTTTCATCTTCCAGCCGGCCGAAGAGATGGGGGGTGAAGACGGAGGTGCCGCGCGCATGATCCGGGAGGGTCTGTTCGAGACTTTTCGCTGCGATGAGATCTATGGCCTGCACAATTGGCCGGGAATGGAAATCGGTACCTTCGCCGTCAAGGCGGGACCAATGATGGCGTCGGGTGATGCGTTCGAAATCGAGGTCACGTCCACTGGGATGCACGCCGCCCAGCCTCAGAAAGGCGTCGACGTCGTTATGACTGCCGGGCATATCCTCATCGCACTCCAGCAGATATCGGCGCGCAACACCGACCCTCTGGATGCAATCGTCGTGAGTGCGACACAGGTTCACGGCGGCGACGCCTACAATGTCTTGCCGAACAACGTCACCATTCGCGGCACCGTACGGGCATTTTCTCCCAACGCGCGAGCGACTGCAGAGCCAGCGGTACGGCGGATCGTCGAGGGCATCGGCCTGTCGACAGGCGCGCAGTGCAAGGTTTCGTATTCCCAGCAGTATCCAACGCTCATCAATTCGCAGTCCGCCGTCCGATCGGCTGAGGCTGCGGGATCATCGGTGTTCAACAAGATCGACACGAACCCGCCGCAGACGATGATCGTCGAAGACTTTGCCTTCATGCTCCAGGACCGACCTGGGTGCTACGGCTGGATCGGCAACGGACCGGACGACAATGGCCGCATCCTTCACAGCGCATGGTTTGATTTCAACGACGAAGCGCTGCCTTTCGGGGCTTCCTATTTTGCGTCGCTCGTCGAAGCGAGGCAGAACTAG
- a CDS encoding glycosyltransferase family 39 protein: protein MSGILRQLLGWPGWRASPAQWQINMLEGWARYWPVFVLGAGLLLYFPYLGLRPLRFEEGRRALQVLEMLEGGAWWHLKFIGTPYVNKPPFTPWLMAAVGLLRGVLDEVTVRLPGVIAALAGALSAGTAALVLAPRDRKVAALTAGLAFLCSVQILLKARIGETDVTVTALCGMALALWLYGRARQHFGPALWLGIAALLACAAMTKGPIPVAFSALPMILMPLLERKPREALVAVAIIAVAHLPMLAWAWSNRPDAGAAHWVSEMRLGGEVGGDNRLTRLLHLSDLPLAILYQLPFLPAAVALVSVRSDLPRERRWMIDALLLAAVPLGVLTSILPIGRTRYSMPATWPLAVMAGLWVSMNWRRLYMAHFIIGAGLTIAAIVQLVQVVVTDGRTSGQRQLRADVEAFSAVMKSLPPGPMPVVWDHDHMNENILVYGHRKIFELRRDELDCQVASGYLVAGASDIAVMDASPNWTKIEPLSDWGALYRRVDEAPTRNCKPRFAPA, encoded by the coding sequence GTGTCGGGTATCCTCAGGCAACTGCTCGGCTGGCCGGGCTGGCGCGCATCTCCCGCGCAATGGCAGATCAACATGCTGGAAGGGTGGGCCAGATACTGGCCTGTCTTCGTGCTTGGCGCGGGTCTCCTTCTCTATTTTCCGTATCTGGGGCTGCGCCCACTGCGTTTCGAGGAAGGCCGGCGCGCGCTGCAGGTCCTGGAAATGCTGGAAGGTGGTGCCTGGTGGCATCTCAAATTCATCGGCACGCCCTACGTCAACAAGCCACCATTCACGCCCTGGCTGATGGCGGCCGTTGGTCTGTTGCGTGGTGTCCTCGATGAGGTGACAGTCCGCCTGCCGGGCGTGATTGCGGCATTGGCCGGTGCACTTTCCGCCGGTACCGCTGCACTTGTCCTTGCGCCGCGCGATCGAAAGGTGGCCGCTCTGACAGCGGGATTGGCCTTCCTCTGCTCGGTGCAGATACTGCTGAAGGCACGCATCGGCGAGACGGATGTCACAGTCACGGCTCTTTGCGGCATGGCGCTGGCGCTCTGGTTGTATGGCCGTGCTCGTCAGCATTTCGGACCCGCCTTGTGGCTTGGCATTGCAGCTCTTCTCGCCTGCGCGGCCATGACCAAGGGGCCGATCCCGGTTGCGTTTTCAGCACTGCCGATGATCCTCATGCCGCTTCTCGAACGTAAGCCGCGCGAGGCGCTTGTCGCGGTCGCCATCATTGCGGTTGCGCATCTTCCGATGCTCGCCTGGGCCTGGTCGAATCGTCCGGATGCCGGTGCCGCGCATTGGGTCAGCGAAATGCGGCTCGGTGGCGAGGTTGGCGGCGACAACCGCCTGACACGATTGCTGCATCTGAGTGATCTGCCTTTGGCGATTCTTTACCAATTGCCATTCCTGCCGGCAGCGGTTGCCCTGGTCTCCGTCCGCTCCGACCTGCCGCGGGAGCGCCGCTGGATGATCGATGCATTGCTCCTGGCTGCGGTGCCATTGGGCGTGCTGACGAGCATCCTTCCGATCGGCAGAACGCGCTATTCGATGCCGGCGACCTGGCCTCTCGCCGTCATGGCCGGGCTCTGGGTGTCGATGAACTGGCGCCGGCTTTACATGGCGCATTTCATCATCGGTGCCGGGCTGACCATCGCCGCCATCGTGCAGCTTGTTCAGGTTGTCGTCACCGATGGCCGCACAAGCGGACAGCGTCAGCTGCGCGCGGACGTCGAGGCGTTTTCTGCTGTGATGAAAAGCCTGCCGCCGGGGCCAATGCCGGTGGTCTGGGATCACGATCATATGAACGAGAACATTCTGGTCTACGGCCACCGCAAGATCTTTGAGCTGCGACGCGATGAGCTCGATTGCCAGGTGGCGAGCGGCTATCTGGTCGCCGGCGCTTCGGATATCGCGGTAATGGATGCCTCGCCGAACTGGACTAAAATCGAGCCGTTGTCGGACTGGGGCGCTCTCTACAGGCGGGTTGATGAGGCACCAACGCGAAACTGCAAGCCGCGCTTCGCCCCTGCCTGA
- a CDS encoding Dyp-type peroxidase, which yields MVSSLPSPVSQSVASRLTRAAIFLVVTINPGPEAEETVRDLCADLSSLLRGVGFRDLEGQLSCVMGFGSQAWDRLFGAPRPRDLHPFREIHGVHHAVSTPGDILFHLRAASMDLCFELATHIMSRLGAAVATVDEVHGFKFFDDRDLIGFVDGTENPVDQAAVDATIVGEEDASFAGGSYVIVQKYLHDVERWNKVPVEEQENIIGRHKLSDIEQRDSEKKPYAHNVLTSIEEDGKQLQILRDNMPFGEIGKGEFGTYFIGYARSPHRIEKMLENMFVGNPPGTYDHLLDFSRAVTGCLFFVPTVDFLDDVAS from the coding sequence ATGGTCTCAAGCCTTCCTTCCCCCGTATCACAATCGGTTGCCAGCAGGCTTACACGTGCAGCCATTTTCCTGGTGGTGACGATCAATCCTGGACCGGAGGCTGAGGAAACGGTGCGCGACCTTTGCGCTGACCTGTCGAGCTTGCTGCGGGGTGTCGGGTTCCGTGATCTCGAAGGTCAGCTCTCCTGCGTCATGGGATTTGGTTCGCAGGCCTGGGACAGGCTGTTTGGTGCGCCAAGGCCAAGGGATCTGCATCCGTTCCGTGAAATTCACGGTGTCCATCACGCGGTTTCAACCCCCGGTGACATACTCTTTCATCTGCGTGCTGCGAGCATGGATCTGTGCTTCGAACTGGCCACGCACATCATGTCGCGGTTAGGCGCTGCTGTCGCCACTGTCGACGAAGTGCACGGTTTCAAGTTTTTCGACGATCGTGACCTGATCGGTTTCGTTGACGGCACCGAGAATCCAGTCGACCAGGCAGCGGTGGATGCCACCATCGTCGGTGAGGAAGATGCTTCCTTCGCTGGCGGCAGCTACGTGATCGTCCAGAAGTACCTGCATGACGTCGAGCGGTGGAACAAGGTACCGGTCGAGGAGCAGGAGAACATCATCGGGCGCCACAAACTCTCCGACATCGAACAGCGCGATTCAGAAAAGAAGCCCTACGCCCACAATGTCCTGACCTCGATCGAGGAAGACGGCAAGCAGTTGCAGATCCTGCGGGACAACATGCCGTTTGGCGAGATTGGCAAGGGTGAGTTCGGGACCTATTTCATCGGCTACGCCCGTTCCCCGCACCGTATCGAGAAAATGCTCGAGAACATGTTCGTCGGCAATCCGCCGGGAACCTATGACCATCTGCTCGATTTCAGCCGCGCGGTTACAGGATGCCTGTTCTTCGTGCCGACTGTCGACTTCCTGGACGATGTCGCTTCCTAG